TCGGGATCGCCCTGCGCCTGGCCGCCGCGAAGCTCCTCCCCGCGGGCTTGCTGGCCACTCTCTTCGGCGTCCCGCGCAAAGGCGGGCGGGCCGAGGCGGCCATCCTCTTTACCAGCGGGAGCGACGGTGCGCCCAAGGGTGTCGTCCTCTCGCACCGTAACCTGATTGCCAACTGCGTGCAAATCTCGCTCTGCCGCGCCCTGCCGATCAACGAGACCATGCTGGCCAACCTGCCCATCTTCCACAGCTTCGGGTTCACGGTCACGGTCTGGGTGCCGCTGCTGTACGGCTTGCGCACGGTTTACACGCCCACGCCGCTGGACTTCAAGCTGGCGGCCCGCGCCATCCGCGAGGAGAAGTGCGGCATCCTGCTGGGGACGCCGACTTTCTTCCGCCCTTACCTGAAGCGGGTGGACGCCGCCGACCTGGCCTCGCTCAAGCTCGCCATCGCCGGGGCCGAGAAGACCCCGAAGGGCTTTCATCAGGCTTGGGAAGAGCGCTTCCCGAAGTGCTTTTACCTGGAGGGCTACGGCTTGACCGAGACCACGCCCGTGGTCGGTGTGAACGAGCCGGACATCCTCTCCGACAACCCCGACGACTGCGTGATCGGCACGCGTTCGGGCTCTATCGGGCGACTCTTCCCCGGGATGGCGGTGCGTATCCGCAGCCTGGAGACGGACGAGCTTCAGCCTTTGAATCAGACCGGGATCGTGGAGTTCAAGGGGCCGAACGTCTTCGAGGGCTACCTCGACGAGCCGGAGAAAACCGCCAGCGTCCTGCGCGAGGGGTGGCTGACCACCGGCGACCTCGGGCGCGTGGACCAGGACGGGTTCCTTTACATCGAGGGGCGCATCTCGCGCTTCTCCAAGATCGGCGGCGAAATGGTGCCCCACGGCACGGTCGAGACTGCTGTGGCCCGCGCCCTCGGGGTTGACGACAGCGAGATCCCGCTCATCGCGGTCTCTGCCCGCCAAGACCCGGCCAAGGGTGAGGCGCTCGTGCTGCTGGCCGCCATCGACATCGACCGCGAAGCCCTGGCCCGCAGTCTGGCCGAAGCCGGCCTGGCCAATCTCTGGATCCCCCGCGAAGTGCGCCGGGTGGAGGAGATTCCCACCCTCGGCTCGGGCAAGCTCGACATCAAGGCCCTCAAGGACCTCGCCAACACGAAAGTTTGAGCCGCGACAGTAGCCGCGCTTCGGCCTCGGTCATTCAAGGCAGAAATTTAACAGGAAGAGCGGAAAGAGCGCTAAGAAAGACCGGAGGCATCTGCTTCCTTACTTTCCGGCCTTTCTGTTAAATCTCTTAATTCTCAAAATGAGCGATGATTCGTATTCATTGCCTCTTTGAACTTTAAGTAATATAAATTGCTATGAAATCATTTTTTAACAAAACCCATTTTTACAATACCGACACGGTTTACCCCTCAAGGGGCGGTCTGGAAGAGTTGCTCGACCTGCGTACCGGCGACGTGATTTTTACCCGGATCGGGGGCTTCCTCTTCGGTCGTGTGGCCGAGGCGACGGGGAGCTGGACTTCGCACGTCGGCGTGCTCCACCACTGCGAGGACGGGCGCTGGTGGGTGGCCGAGAGTGCGGTGCCTCGTGTCCGGTTGACCCCGCTGGAGAAGTTTGTCGACCGCTCCGAGCGGGGACGCTTCGAGATCCGACGGCTGCGCGAAGGACTCAGCCCGGAGCAGGAGCGGCGGATGGTCAAGGCGGCGTACCGGCACTTGGGAGTGTGGTACGACTTCGGATTCAACTTCGACTCGCGCCGCCAGTTCTGCTCGAAGTTCGTGGACGCGGTTTACCGTGAGGCGGTCGGTTTCGGCGTCGGGCGGGTGGAGCGGTTCTCCGCGCTGCTGGCCCGCCAGCCGAAGGCCGCGCTGGGCTTCTGGCGCTGGTGGTTCGCCGGGTGGATTCCCCTGCGGCGGCGCACGGTCAGCCCGGCCAGCCAGGCCGGGGACCCGCGCTTTGTCACCGTGGCCGAAGGGATAAAAGATCCGTCGCCCGCTGGGCGTAGTGAACCGTGCTGGCGGATTCGCCAGGGAGGGGAGTGGGCAGCGGAGGCGCTTGCTCCGGCTGCAGGTTTAGTCGGGGTGGCGAGGAGTGGAGAACCTGCCGGGTTCGGACCCGGGGAAACAACCGCGCCTGCCCGGCACATGCTCGGTACTCCTCGCGAGTCTGGTGGGTCAGACACATCGGGTAAACCATTGCCGGGTGGCGTGCTCAGCCTTGCCGGGGCGGACGGGAAGCGTTTGGCTCTGGAAAGGATTTCCATATGATCGGCCCGAAGCAGATACGTCACGTCAGCCTGCCGCGCGAAGGCGCGCCGTTGGTCGTTTTGTTGGGCGGCATCGGCCCGAACCCGCATGTGCCGGGGCGAATGGGACGGGCGCTGTACGCGGCCGGTTACGCGGTGGAGGCGATCCATTACCCCTCGACCCGCCACCCGATCCGCGAACTGGTGTCCGAACACGTTGGCCCGGCGCTGGCCAAGGTCAACACCGCCCCGGCACGCCCGTTGCATTTTGTCACCTTCTCGATGGGCGGGATCATCCTGCGCGAACTCCTGCGGGCGGCTCCGCCGGAGAATTTCTCTCGTGCCGTCCAGGTGGCCCCGCCCAACAACGGCAGCGAGGTCGCCCAGTTCCTGCTCAACTGGAAATTTTACCGCTGGATGTTCGGCCCGGCGGGCGGGCAACTCGGGCAGGGCGACGAGTCTTACCCGAAACAGCTGGGGCCGCTTCCACCCGGTGTGGGCGTGATCGCCGGGACGCGCTCGTTCGATCCGTGGTTCTCGTGGATGTTCAAGGGGCCGCACGACGGCAAGGTCGCCATAGCCAGCGCGCAGCAGGACGGGATGGCGGACTTCGTGACCGTGCCCGCCGACCACTACCTGATCCTCGGCCACCGCGATACCATCCGGCACACGCTGAACTTTTTGCGCGAAGGAAAATTCTGAACGTTTCCGGTTCCGTCCCCGGCCTTCACGTCCTGGCGTGATACGCCGTGTGCGCGCCATCTGTTCGGACATAGGGATAACCCGCGCTTGCTTTCTGTAGGGGAATGCCCTTGGATGGACAGGATACATGCGGGAGAGCCTTCGCAATCGTATCCAGCGGCGTTTGAACGACATCGAGCAATTCACGATCGATGTCATCTATGACCGTCGCCACGGACTGGCGGAAACCCTTTATGGCGGGTTTCTGCGGGCACTCTCGTGGCTGTTTGGCGGGATCGTGCAGACGCGCGGCTGGCTTTACCGCAACCGGATTTTCCGCGATCAGCCGCTGGGCTGCCTCGTCGTGGTGGTGGGCAACCTCACCGTCGGCGGCACTGGCAAGACCCCCGTGGTGGAGAAGTTCGCCCGCTCGCTGCAGGAGCGCGGGCGCAAGGTCGCCATCCTCTCGCGTGGCTACCGCAGCAAGCCCGAGCGCAAGTACCAGAAGTTCTGGCGATGGCTGACGCACCGCGAGCCGCCCCCGCCGAAGGTCGTCAGCGACGGCAAGGACGTGCTGCTGGGCTCCTGGGAGGCCGGGGACGAGCCCTTTATGCTCGCCTGCAACCTGCCCGGCGTCGTCGTGCTGGTGGACAAGAATCGCGTCAAGGCCGGGGAGTACGCGATCCGCAAGTTCGGCTGCGACACCCTCATCCTCGACGACGGCTTCCAGTACATGCCGCTGCGCGGCCAGCTCAACCTGCTGCTGGTGGACAAGAGCAACCCCTTTGGCAACCAGTGCATGCTCCCGCGCGGTATCCTGCGTGAACCGGTCTCGCACATCCGCCGGGCCAGCTACGTCTTTTTAACCAAATCCGATGGCGAGCCCGACCCCGAACTGGAGCAGCTGATCCGCCAGCACAAGCCGGACGTGGACCTGATCGAGTGCAGCCACCAGCCGCAGTACCTCAAGCAGGTTTTCGGGCAGGAGACCCGCTCGCTCGACTCGCTCAAGGGCGTGCGCGTGGCCACTTTCAGTGGTATCGCCGTGCCGGAGAGTTTCGAGGCGTTCATCCGCCAGCTCGGGGCCAGCATCGTCCACAACCAGCGCTTTCTCGATCACCACCGTTTCACGCCGTTCGAGCTGGACCAGTTTTTCCGTCACGCCCGCGAGGCCGGGGCCGAGCTGGTCGTGACCACGGAAAAGGACGCCGTGCGCCTCGACCGCGACCACATCCCGCACGAGGTTCCTTTCTTCTACCTGCGCCTGGAGGTGGGGATTCTCAAGGGTGGCGAGGACTTCGACGCCGCCGTGGCCCGCATTTGTTTTCCTAAAACCGACCTCAAGGCCACCCGCTCGCCGTTTTTCTCCTCGCGCAATGGCCGGGGACCGGGCGAGGAATCTGGTGACGGCGGCGCGAATGCCCCCGCCGGGGAGACGTCTCCTGATGACGAGATTCAGGCCCGCGCAGGTTGAGGGGAGGCCATCGGAACCGTTGCGAGAAACCGCCGTTACGGGGCGATCCCCTGAGAGATTATATGCACGAGCATTAGCCGATGTTATTTTGCTCTCGCATGGGCAGTGGAGGCACTTTATAAGGCCGCCTGTTTCTTTATACGGATATGACTGCTGACACGCCAGAAACTACTGCCCCCGCCGCCGAGAGCACCGCTCCGGTACGCGACCTCGAAATTAAAGACGCCCAGATCATTTTCAACAGTGTCTGGAACGACCTGGAAAAAGAACTCGGGGCCGACAACCTGTGCTTCCCGAAGGAAATTTTCTGGCTCAACGGCGCGCCCGGTGCCGGTAAGGGCACCCACACCCGCACGGCCATGCAGTACCGCGACTTCACCGAGTCGCCCATTGTGGTCAGTGACCTGCTCAAGAGTCCCGATGCCCGCAAGCGCATCGACGCCGGGCTGCTCGTGGGCGACCGCGAAGTGACCGATCTTGTCTTCCGCGCCCTGCTGGAGCCCCGCTACAAGAGTGGCGCGGTGGTGGACGGCTTCCCCCGCACCAAGGTCCAGGTCGAGTGCCTGAAGATGCTTTACAACAAGCTTAACGAGTTGCGCTCCAGCCACATCAACACCCTGCTGGCGAGCCGTTTCCCCAAGCCGCATTTCCACATTCTGGTGCTCTTCATCGACGAGGATGAGAGCATCAAG
The DNA window shown above is from Ruficoccus amylovorans and carries:
- a CDS encoding AMP-binding protein, translating into MESLSWINSPVEGLLVGTLVVFVIVWLPLMAYAWGGNVLRLGLLWSIRRVYRVRARGLENLPVEGGALLVCNHVSYVDALVLAAVSPRPIRFLSADYLQRKPLLGAFLRWAKVIPVSPERSKEAIRTASECLRRGEVVGIFPEGRLSRDGRVNAFKSGFELIARRGGAPVVPVNLGGLWGSIFSFAGGRFFWKLPRKIPYPVHITMGLPTDPRTMTADQARQTVLDLGVDAYEQKPELQEHLAWRSLLGLKANLDKELIVDRAQGRRGFKGGVVLALALGLAKRLRRECHEERIGLVLPPGAAGVVGNLAVVLAGKTPVNLNFTLGREAVTACIERAGIKTIMTVGPIKEKIDEKCPGFPWTEKQIDVKDALQGMSKLGIALRLAAAKLLPAGLLATLFGVPRKGGRAEAAILFTSGSDGAPKGVVLSHRNLIANCVQISLCRALPINETMLANLPIFHSFGFTVTVWVPLLYGLRTVYTPTPLDFKLAARAIREEKCGILLGTPTFFRPYLKRVDAADLASLKLAIAGAEKTPKGFHQAWEERFPKCFYLEGYGLTETTPVVGVNEPDILSDNPDDCVIGTRSGSIGRLFPGMAVRIRSLETDELQPLNQTGIVEFKGPNVFEGYLDEPEKTASVLREGWLTTGDLGRVDQDGFLYIEGRISRFSKIGGEMVPHGTVETAVARALGVDDSEIPLIAVSARQDPAKGEALVLLAAIDIDREALARSLAEAGLANLWIPREVRRVEEIPTLGSGKLDIKALKDLANTKV
- a CDS encoding alpha/beta hydrolase, with the protein product MIGPKQIRHVSLPREGAPLVVLLGGIGPNPHVPGRMGRALYAAGYAVEAIHYPSTRHPIRELVSEHVGPALAKVNTAPARPLHFVTFSMGGIILRELLRAAPPENFSRAVQVAPPNNGSEVAQFLLNWKFYRWMFGPAGGQLGQGDESYPKQLGPLPPGVGVIAGTRSFDPWFSWMFKGPHDGKVAIASAQQDGMADFVTVPADHYLILGHRDTIRHTLNFLREGKF
- the lpxK gene encoding tetraacyldisaccharide 4'-kinase, whose translation is MRESLRNRIQRRLNDIEQFTIDVIYDRRHGLAETLYGGFLRALSWLFGGIVQTRGWLYRNRIFRDQPLGCLVVVVGNLTVGGTGKTPVVEKFARSLQERGRKVAILSRGYRSKPERKYQKFWRWLTHREPPPPKVVSDGKDVLLGSWEAGDEPFMLACNLPGVVVLVDKNRVKAGEYAIRKFGCDTLILDDGFQYMPLRGQLNLLLVDKSNPFGNQCMLPRGILREPVSHIRRASYVFLTKSDGEPDPELEQLIRQHKPDVDLIECSHQPQYLKQVFGQETRSLDSLKGVRVATFSGIAVPESFEAFIRQLGASIVHNQRFLDHHRFTPFELDQFFRHAREAGAELVVTTEKDAVRLDRDHIPHEVPFFYLRLEVGILKGGEDFDAAVARICFPKTDLKATRSPFFSSRNGRGPGEESGDGGANAPAGETSPDDEIQARAG
- a CDS encoding YiiX/YebB-like N1pC/P60 family cysteine hydrolase, yielding MKSFFNKTHFYNTDTVYPSRGGLEELLDLRTGDVIFTRIGGFLFGRVAEATGSWTSHVGVLHHCEDGRWWVAESAVPRVRLTPLEKFVDRSERGRFEIRRLREGLSPEQERRMVKAAYRHLGVWYDFGFNFDSRRQFCSKFVDAVYREAVGFGVGRVERFSALLARQPKAALGFWRWWFAGWIPLRRRTVSPASQAGDPRFVTVAEGIKDPSPAGRSEPCWRIRQGGEWAAEALAPAAGLVGVARSGEPAGFGPGETTAPARHMLGTPRESGGSDTSGKPLPGGVLSLAGADGKRLALERISI